ctccggctcaggtcatgatcacaggaccctgagatcaagcttcgcatccggctctctgctcagcagagagcctgcttcccttcctctctctgcctacctctctgcctacttgttatctctgtctgtcaaataaataaataaataatcttttaaaaaataaaataaaatggcctcTTCCCTCAGCctgttccttccattttttttttgaaggttttatttatttatttatttatttatttatttatttgacagagagcatagataggcagagaggcaagcagaggcggaaggggaagcaggctccctgctgagcggatcctaggaccctgagatcatgacctgagccaaaggcagaggcttaacccactgagccacccagccactgcCCCTGTTCCTTCCTTTTGTCCCAAGATGCCCACCATTACCTTGTCCTAGGGGGGAATAAGAGGAGACAAAACTCCCTTAGTTATTTCCCTAAATAGCTATATCACTAAACCTTGACCAGCACCCAAGATATAGTAGTTGATCTGCCTTATTCTGAGGTCCTCTGGTGTTAGAATCCAAAGCCTGGGTCCCAACAGTAGGCCAAATCAAAATCCTGCAATGGGGCAACATTAAATAAACCCCTCTTTGCTGTATCCTTCAGTATCACTGCTGACAAAGGAGAGAGACTTCagaagtgttggcaagaattTTCCAAAGCCAGAAGGCTGGACCCAGAGCAGAAGGTCTTGGTAAAGGGAAAAGGACCTAAGAAAATGAGGCTATTGCTtgggagccaggagcctgaggcAAACCACCTGTGAGGTTGTAGCCAAGGCTAGAAGTCAAGAGCTTGGAGAGTGAGGGTCAGACCAGATGACTCAAATAAACTGAGTTAAAGATCTGCCAACCCACATTTGGGCCATTACAATGTGAGAAGTGATTTTAGTAGGCCTCAAGGTAAAGCATTTTGGAGGGGATTGAGCCTATGGGGCCTACCAAGGGGCAGGTAATGCAATCTGTGTCTCCATAGTTCCCTTGAACACGAAGAACTGGCAGGATCCAATTCAAAGGATCTAAGAGAAGAGCCGTGTTTATTATCTCAAGAGTGGATTTTCCCCTTCAGATAATCCCTTTTGTATAGCCAGGCAGTTCCAAACCTATGGATCATGGCCAGGATCCACTCCCCTGGACTGTTTTGGTAATAGAAACCAACAagaatgttttctgtctttatgtaAACCAGGAGTcttctttatagaaataaaacacaaacatacCCATGTAGCCGCTTGCCtacaaaaacatttattctaAGATACACACCCACTCGATCTGAGTTTCCTATGTAAAGCATTATATTCAACCCCACTGGAGCTGACTACTTCCACACTTGGCTTGCTCAGAGGGCATGAGAAATTCATTAACCTGTCCCCAGCTTCTCAGTGTGGCCCACCACAACCTGCACCTTCCTGGTAGGTAAACTTCAGAAGTCTCTCCACTGGCACCAAcccttgactcctcctccccactcaagAAACTCAGAAAAGAGCCAATTCAGCATTTTCCGGGGGAGGGGCTGTTGTGGTGGGAAAAAGTCAAAGACTTCCTTCTCTGACACCAGGACAAGACAATAGGGAGATTAGGGCAGGGCTTCTGAAGGACCAGCCTTCCAGCCCAGGAAGCGTAAGCCCCTGAGATTAACCCTTTGTTGCTCTGCCCCTGCTGCGCTGAGCCTGCCTCCAGGTCTGTGTGAAGGACATATGGGCAGGGACTGGCCTTGGGCAAACTGTGTGTCCTTCTGTCTGCACAGAATAAAGGCCCAATAGGCACTGTGCTAGAGGGATTGGAGTCTGAATAAATTGCCTGGCAGTCTAGGGTAGGAAGCACCAATGGGTGGCCAGGGAAATGAGTGTATTCTGCATCTGCAGTAGGAAGGATTTAGGTCAGACCACAAGAGGAGCTGTACAGGAAAATTATGTTCCTCCAGGTATCTTGGAACTGGTCCAGTATGGAAACAAGGTGTCCACAACGGGCACAGATCCTCACCTCTGACTATCCTCACcccattcttcatttcttcaatcATAATCTCCAGAGCTGGTCCCAATCAGGCAGCTTCACCTGGCAGCTTCTTATCACTCTAGCAAACCTGCCTCACCTCTCCCACACCCCTACCACTCAGGGACAGCAATATAGACATAACCCCAGACATAACCACCTGAGATGGGAAAGTGAACATAGCATGAAATCTCTGTGAGGATGACATGCTTCCAGCCCTCCATCCAGCAATTGGGACCTTGTTGATTCTTGAAACAAGTTCTTGAAAGCCTTGCTGGTCCAGTAGGATTGAGTCCTCCACACATAGTCTCATGAAAATAGGGAGGCCTTGCTAGATGCTAAGTATAAACTCTCCACAAGCTCCCTAACCCCCACTCCATATTCAGTGGAGACCCCCTAACTGGCTCTCCTCAATTCCTTCCCTCCACATTCACTGCAGGCTCAGCACTGAGATGGTCCTGTTCTGATCGCCTATCATCTTTATGTCATTGTTGGTTGTTTTGAGTCTGTGACCCTCTTCTATAGGCAGGTTTCAGGCTCCACATACTGCATTTCTCCCTCAAATTAGTTGATGACCTTGATCTGTGCAGACAGATACTTCAGGCCTCAGCCTCCTCTACTCCCACCCAAATTCTAGAAACTTCTCTCCAGGGAACAAGGACAATGGCTCAGAATGAATGATAAAAGCGTTTTATTAAAGATTCACCCAAAGATGGatagagggaaggagaaggggtggATGGGACACTGAGGGGTTCCTGTCCTGACCTTGCAGGGCCAGTTGCTGCCAAGTGACAGAGGAGTTTGGTCCTGATGTAGAGGGATATCCGGGATCCTGTGGTTGGGAGGGGGCATACATGACCTTGATGATTCTGGAGATGAAACTCCTGATTGTGTTCTCCTCTGACCATGGGAGGTAAAGAGTCAGACCCTTCCTATTCCAGGTGGATCACCAGGCCCAAATCGAGAAGAAACTACCAAACTCCAAGAGGGCAGAGCCCACACTGAGGTGACACTGGTAAGATGAGCCCCAAAGAGGGAGGGTGGAGGTGAGGGTGAAGGAAGCACAGAGACACCAGGGCTGGGCCCAGCTGGGCTCAGGGACTGCAGGGACCTCATCTCCTCTATCGGTGGGATCTCTTGGTCATAGTGGTGGTAGAGATGATCTTGCTGCCAGAACTGCcacaaacaccaccaccaaaccCAAAGCCACTTCCGGAGCCAGAGCCAAAACCACTGCCCAGGCCAAATCCAGAACAGCTTCCTAATCCTCCGCCGATGCCCCCGGTGCTAGCGCCACCACTAACCACAGCtgtaagagagaggcagaggataTGCTTATTCCAACAATACTGTCAATCAGGGGTCTCCACCCAAACCAGGGTGAACAAACAGCCATAGCAGGGGCAGAAGGTACTTACAGATGCTCATGGCACTCTGGCGTTCTCCAGACATTctatgaaggagagaaagatcaGTGAGTCAGTAGAACCCAGCACCATGCTTAGTTCAGTAAACAGGTCTCAAGCACCTATCCCATCCTTATGCAGTCAGATTAAAGTACTAAGTGAACCTGTTGTCTACTGCCCTGCCTCGTAATGCACCCATGCGGTAATGAAGCAGGTGGTCCAGCAGAGGTACAAACTCCTGGTACTGaggtctctccctccctcacatTCCTGGCCTGCCTTCCCTATCCCACCTGCACTCCTCGCCCTCCAGCAGCTTGCGGTAGGTAGCAATCTCCACATCCAGAGCCAGCTTCACACTCAGGAGCTCCTGGTACTCGCGCAACATCCGGGCCAGCTCCTCCTTGGCCTTCTGCAGGGCGGTCTCCAGTTCTGTGCACTTGCTGTAGGCATCTTTGAGGGCCAGCTCCCCACGTTGCTCGGCATCAGCCACAGAAGCTTGCAGAGTCTGGCACTGTAGACAATGGCAATGAAGGGACAGTCATCAGCATCCTGCTGTCAAGGCTTCTCCACCTGTCTTCTGTCCTGCGCCAGCTTTTCTTGGGTTAGGATACCAGGAttctgtttgtccttctcccCACCTACTCTACTCTTAGGCATTTCATTGACTCCAGCCAGGCCCACCAATGTCTCCACCAGACTGATCAGGTGGAGATGAgcaaaaaaaacaatgaagagtCAAGAAACCTTATTTATCAGGGTGTCATGTCAGGTTAAGTAGGGTATTGCTGAAAAGACCTGGGTATAGCTTATATAATGAGTCACAAAGCCCCTTCATGCAAGCTTAGGATCTTCTGGCCTGAGGCCTGATCTTCTTGTCTACTATGGAGACACCCATCTTAGGCCTCCAGCATCATACTACGACCAGAGAATGGCGACACTTACCTGTTTCTTGACATTCTCAATCTCAGCCCTCAGCCTCTGGATCAACCTGTTAAGCTCTGAGATCTCACTCTTGGTATTCTTCAGATTGTCACCATGTTGGTCAACCGAGATCTGGAGCTGCTGGACCTAACATCCAGGAAAAAACAGGGAATGAGGGGTCAAGGGTGTTTGGGTAGGGTCTGTTCTCAAGTGAACTCAGCAAGAATAGGCACAATAATGGTGGCAAGGATAATACAAAATGTAATATAATCTCAAATCAGATGAGGATCAGACATTCCTGGGTGATTAGTTCATCTCTGACTTTCGGGCTTGAGCTTCGATCACCTGTTCACAGAAATCAAAAGCAGAGCCTCAGAAGCCCCAGGGAGAGATTCCTGACACCGACCTTGGTCTGGTACAGGGCTTCAGCCTCAGCCTTGCTCTTCTGGGCAATCTCCTCATACTGGGCACGGACCTCAGCAATGATGCTGTCCAGGTCCAGGTCCCGGTTGTTGTCCATGGACAGGACCACAGATGTGTCTGAGACATGAGTCTGCATCTGGGAAAGCTCCTGCAGGGAAAATATCATATGTCAGGCCCCCAGAGAGTCTTCCCTAATCTCTGACACCAGAAATCCACTGTGGTCATGGAATGGCCATGCCACAGGctcagagggaagcagagatggCTGGCATCCCAGTGTGTAGGGAGGTGGAAGAATGGTAAGTTTCTATGTAGAAATCAAGTGATTGATGACATTTCAAGACAGAAAAGTAATGCTTCTAGTCTTCACTGGCTCTCTGGGATCCATAAGCCACCCCACGTCAGCAGATGTTCAGTACATTGAATAGAAGGGAATGGAATGAATTCATATTACCAGGGAAATGCTAGACAGCAAGAAATTCTATCCCATGCAATCTTGAGATCTAATGACTCCTTCTAAGACAACATCTGGTTTCAAAAACCTCCTGGCTGAGTCTCTCACTTCAACTCTATCTCTGAGCTTGCTGAGAGCACCCTCAGCAAGTAAGGGAGCTGGAATCCTTTCAAAGAACTGTGACTTTCCACCGCAGCCTCACAGATTTGGGATTCCCTTCTTCAAATGCAGGGGGATGGAGTCCTCACCGCAGCAAAGAGGACCCTCAAGAAGTTGATCTCATCATTCAGAGCATCCACCTTGGCCTCCAACTCCACCTTGCTCATATAGGCGGCATCCACATCCTGcaaaggaggcagggaagagacaAGGTACAGAAATTCCAATAGGGGCAAGGGGATGTTCAGTGACACACAAAGGTGTTCTCAGCAGCATTTAGGAAAGACATCTTAGCACCAGGAAAAGTGGCAAGGGACTAATCATTTGATGTCCTCTGCCCTAAATCCAACTGCAGAAATGGAAGTTAATGATCCAAATGGGCATTTTTCCCAACTTCACTTCCTTATGGTCTGGTTCAGTTACCCCCTCCTTTGACCACATAGATCTGGATAGTACCAAGTGGGATAAAGGAGAGGCCAAGATGGACCAGACACATGATTCAAGCCAAAGACCACTCCCAAGGGGAAAAGTACCCTCACAGCCTCTTTGGCCCCTCCTTCATGTCTTACCTTCTTGAGAACCACGAAGTCGTTCTCTGCAGCTGCACGCTTGTTGATCTCATCTTCATACCTGGGGGtagaggtgggaaggagaagacagaaaCCCCACAATGAGCTGATGTTTCCTGGACCTCTGCTGCTGGGTTTCAAACACCTAACTCTTTGGAAATATCCAGGTAATTGtctacattttcccattttcataCAAATATCCATTCAACCTACATTTACAAGTTACATGTGTGAGATACCAGTCTAAACCCGAGTTTATTCAGAGATGTGAAAATCAAGCTTAATAAAGACTGTTTCCCAGATACAAGGTGGGAGGAGGACAAACAACCACAATCTGGTTGGTTTTATTTCTGTAGAAGGGCTGTCCATTTGGTGGATTCAATTATCAGGAATGTTGCCAACAccagttctctttctttgttgTGAGAATGAATAGAGAGAGGCTGCTGGGATTATCTCAGCTCTGTCATACTAGGAGCATATTAAGAACTACTATGTGCTAAATGCTCATTATATCCAGTGCTATACTATCTGATTTCTCAATctcatttaatttcaattaattctCAAAAGCTAacattattatcaccattttaaagatgaagaaaaacaaggctcagagaggttaagcaagtTACCTAAGAGCACATAACTAGTAACTAGAGGACTCAGTATTCAAACAAGGTCCATCTGTCTCTATAACCTGTATTCTTCTGACTATGCTACACCTCTGCTCATCTGTATGGTTTTTTATCTTGCTTGTATATGGCAAGGCCAACTCCCTGAACATATCACTCATTTTCTGTTTGAGGCAACTCAGAGTTAAGAGACCTCACCCCATTAAAAAGGGCCCATGTAGATGCAGGAGAACAAACTAGAGAACCTTCCTGACCCTTTTGGGATCTCTTCAGAGCTGGAATTCTAAATGACTAGACAGGAGCCCAAGATTCTGGGGCATGGCTGGGCGGACTCTTTCAGGCAGCATCCTTCTTTCCTCTGCACATACTTGGTCTTAAAGTCCTCCACGCTGTCCTGCGTGGTCTTCAGCTCAGACTGCAAGCGTCCTTTGTCATTGACCAAGGTATCCAACTGCTTCCTCAGGGCACTGATGTAGGCCTCAAAGAGAGGCTCAAGGTTTTTGCTGGATGTAGTGGTCGTCTGCTGCTGGAGGAGGTTCCACTTGGTCTCCAAGACTTTATTCTGTTGCTCTAAGAACCgcacctgtattttaaaaagtcaccaacCAGCAGATGAGGGCCTGAAGCTTTGGCAGGAGGACTGCCCAAGGCCAGCCAGGTGACTCGAGAGCCATGCAAGTAGGGCCACCGTGTTGCCACTCCAGGTACCATCTACTGGGACCCTGCTTCAGGCAGCAAAGCAGGTGGCCCTGCTTCATGGCAGCAAATGGGCCACATGCATTGTGGAGAACAGAGCACAGCCAGAGCCACAGAGCCTGACTATGCAGCAAGTACAACTTCTTGACCCCAGGGATCCAGAGGCCCTGGGGGTGAAGGTGCCAAAGAGAACATTGAACTtttaggaagaataaaataaacaaaagtaggAGATACAACCACAGTCTGGGACTCTTGCATTTAAAGTGATCCTGACCTAAGGCAAAGGAATGATGAATTCactgacaaatttttaaataaatggaccTAGTGTGTCTCTTTAAACCTGTGTACAATGGAGTCTGAATAGTTAAGATCAAGGCCCTAGACACATTCTGAGTTTCAGCCAGGCTTACCCTGCAAGGGGACTTCCTGGAACTCTCCCTCTCTCGACAAAGACATCTAACCAGATAAACCAGGGTAGCAGCTTGGCATGATATTCCCACTATGTGCTTCAGAGCTGAAAGAAAAGCAGGTTAGGGTGACTGATCACAGTCTGAACCCAAAAGGTGAGATGAGGGAAGATGAGACAAGGAAGCACAAAACCCTGGGTCTTACTTTTGTATCTGTATGTTCTGGAGTCACCGTAAAGCCTCTGTAAGCTACTGATGACTTACTCAACGAGTAAGAAGAGCAAACACTGCCACTCAGTCTACTTTGAGATGGATCAGTCTTGCCCCATTCATCTAAGAAGACTAAAACGGATGTACAGAGAGCCAGGACAACCTTGACTGAGTGGCTATACTCATTCACTCAGTCATTAacctctggctggctcagcaatCTGGGCTGATCTGCTTGCTATCATCCATCATACTTGACAGCAATTGAGCTTAAAGAACTTGAA
This genomic interval from Mustela erminea isolate mMusErm1 chromosome 6, mMusErm1.Pri, whole genome shotgun sequence contains the following:
- the KRT4 gene encoding keratin, type II cytoskeletal 4, which gives rise to MIARQQCVRGGSRGFSCGSAVVGGGKRAAFSSVSVSGGTGRCSSGGFGSRSLYNLGGRKSIAISMAGSRQGAGFGSAGGFGPGSFGAGFGAGNFGSGFGGSFSGRGGPAFPACPAGGIQEVTINQSLLTPLHVEIDPEIQKVRTEEREQIKTLNNKFASFIDKVRFLEQQNKVLETKWNLLQQQTTTTSSKNLEPLFEAYISALRKQLDTLVNDKGRLQSELKTTQDSVEDFKTKYEDEINKRAAAENDFVVLKKDVDAAYMSKVELEAKVDALNDEINFLRVLFAAELSQMQTHVSDTSVVLSMDNNRDLDLDSIIAEVRAQYEEIAQKSKAEAEALYQTKVQQLQISVDQHGDNLKNTKSEISELNRLIQRLRAEIENVKKQCQTLQASVADAEQRGELALKDAYSKCTELETALQKAKEELARMLREYQELLSVKLALDVEIATYRKLLEGEECRMSGERQSAMSISVVSGGASTGGIGGGLGSCSGFGLGSGFGSGSGSGFGFGGGVCGSSGSKIISTTTMTKRSHR